One Dama dama isolate Ldn47 chromosome 18, ASM3311817v1, whole genome shotgun sequence DNA window includes the following coding sequences:
- the ADCK2 gene encoding uncharacterized aarF domain-containing protein kinase 2 isoform X1: protein MVTPWRFSLRVCLAHLRGFALRKELGLLRPSEGCRKARLCWLLLGTLPKLVSTYEDIGEGSPESVRRQKTSWSDLAENGPLERVPPEGRLGWLLLHVRIWLRAGALLVKFFPLLLLYPLTYLAPSVSSLWLHLLLKATETSGPTYIKLGQWASTRRDLFSEAFCAQFSRLHVQVSPHPWTHTEHFLRQAFGEDWGRVLCFEKQEPVGSGCVAQVYKARANPSFLEKDSIQRLATASRLQLSLETGAGGGLDELPGRLGKAGRPQESLADQSFVERLLFPKADLVGSNASLSQASGPTGEQEPDHLVPVAVKVLHPGLLAQVQMDLLLMKMGSRVLALLPGIKWLSLPEIVEEFEKLMVQQIDLRYEARNLELFQCNFLNVNSVKFPTPLRPFVTKDVLVETYEESVPVSSYQHAGIPLDVKRKIARLGINMLLKMIFVDNFVHADLHPGNILVQGADGLAQGPEARLQQVDVCEALAVAVSPARCPLRLVLLDAGIVAELQAADLRNFRAVFMAVAMGQGQRVAELILHHARASECEDVEGFKAEMARLVTQARKNTITLEKLQVSSLLSNVFKLLMTHKVKLESNFASIVFAIMVLEGLGRSLDPKLDILEAAKPFLLKELVTSR from the exons ATGGTGACCCCCTGGCGCTTCTCTCTCAGGGTCTGCTTGGCGCACTTGAGAGGTTTTGCGCTCAGAAAGGAACTCGGCCTTCTGAGACCCTCTGAGGGCTGTCGCAAGGCTAGACTCTGTTGGCTTCTGCTTGGCACTTTGCCCAAACTCGTCTCCACCTATGAGGACATTGGCGAGGGGTCTCCGGAGAGCGTACGTCGGCAGAAGACCAGTTGGAGTGACCTGGCTGAAAATGGGCCGCTGGAGAGAGTCCCTCCGGAGGGGCGGCTGGGCTGGCTCCTCCTGCACGTGCGCATCTGGCTCAGAGCAGGGGCTCTCTTGGTGAaattcttccccctcctcctacTCTATCCCCTCACCTACCTGGCTCCCAGTGTCtccagtctctggctccacctgCTTCTGAAAGCCACCGAGACCTCGGGCCCCACCTACATCAAACTGGGCCAGTGGGCCAGCACCCGGCGGGATCTCTTCTCAGAGGCGTTCTGCGCCCAGTTCTCCAGGCTGCACGTCCAGGTCTCGCCCCATCCTTGGACTCACACCGAACACTTCCTGCGCCAGGCCTTTGGGGAGGACTGGGGGAGGGTCCTCTGCTTTGAGAAGCAGGAGCCAGTGGGTTCTGGCTGCGTGGCCCAAGTGTACAAAGCGCGTGCCAATccttccttcctggagaaggacagcATCCAGAGACTGGCCACGGCCTCTAGACTGCAGCTCTCCTTGGAAACTGGGGCAGGTGGGGGGCTGGACGAGCTCCCTGGACGCCTGGGGAAGGCAGGGAGGCCTCAAGAGAGTCTTGCCGACCAGTCATTTGTAGAAAGGCTGCTCTTCCCTAAGGCGGACCTGGTTGGATCCAATGCATCCTTGTCTCAGGCTTCAGGGCCCACCGGTGAACAGGAGCCAGATCACCTCGTCCCCGTGGCCGTGAAA GTGTTGCACCCTGGCCTGCTCGCTCAGGTGCAGATGGACCTGCTGCTGATGAAGATGGGCAGCCGGGTCCTTGCACTTTTGCCAGGAATCAAGTGGCTCAGCTTGCCTGAGATCGTGGAGGAATTTGAGAAGCTTATGGTGCAACAG ATCGACCTGCGGTATGAGGCTCGGAATCTCGAACTCTTCCAGTGCAACTTCCTAAATGTGAACTCCGTCAAGTTCCCCACGCCTCTGCGTCCCTTCGTCACCAAGGATGTTCTGGTGGAGACATACGAA GAGAGTGTGCCCGTGTCCAGTTACCAGCATGCAGGGATTCCCCTGGACGTGAAGAGGAAGATTGCGCGGCTGGGGATCAACATGCTCCTGAAGATG ATATTTGTGGACAACTTCGTCCACGCGGACCTTCACCCTGGGAACATCCTCGTCCAGGGCGCCGACGGTCTTGCTCAGGGCCCAGAGGCGCGGCTGCAGCAGGTGGACGTCTGCGAGGCGCTGGCGGTGGCCGTGTCGCCGGCCCGCTGCCCGCTGCGCCTGGTGCTGCTGGATGCCGGCATCGTGGCCGAGCTGCAGGCCGCCGACCTGAGGAACTTCCGGGCTGTCTTCATGGCCGTGGCCATGGGCCAG GGCCAAAGGGTGGCTGAGCTCATCCTGCATCACGCCCGGGCCAGCGAGTGCGAGGACGTGGAGGGATTTAAGGCTGAGATGGCCCGGCTGGTGACCCAGGCCAGGAAGAACACCATCACCCTGGAAAAG CTTCAAGTTTCCAGCCTTCTTTCGAATGTCTTTAAGTTGCTGATGACTCACAAG GTAAAGCTTGAGAGCAACTTTGCCTCAATCGTGTTTGCCATCATGGTGTTGGAGGGGCTTGGCCGCTCACTGGACCCTAAACTGGACATCCTGGAGGCAGCAAAGCCCTTCCTCCTAAAAGAACTAGTGACCTCCCGCTGA
- the ADCK2 gene encoding uncharacterized aarF domain-containing protein kinase 2 isoform X2 — MVTPWRFSLRVCLAHLRGFALRKELGLLRPSEGCRKARLCWLLLGTLPKLVSTYEDIGEGSPESVRRQKTSWSDLAENGPLERVPPEGRLGWLLLHVRIWLRAGALLVKFFPLLLLYPLTYLAPSVSSLWLHLLLKATETSGPTYIKLGQWASTRRDLFSEAFCAQFSRLHVQVSPHPWTHTEHFLRQAFGEDWGRVLCFEKQEPVGSGCVAQVYKARANPSFLEKDSIQRLATASRLQLSLETGAGGGLDELPGRLGKAGRPQESLADQSFVERLLFPKADLVGSNASLSQASGPTGEQEPDHLVPVAVKVLHPGLLAQVQMDLLLMKMGSRVLALLPGIKWLSLPEIVEEFEKLMVQQIDLRYEARNLELFQCNFLNVNSVKFPTPLRPFVTKDVLVETYEESVPVSSYQHAGIPLDVKRKIARLGINMLLKMIFVDNFVHADLHPGNILVQGADGLAQGPEARLQQVDVCEALAVAVSPARCPLRLVLLDAGIVAELQAADLRNFRAVFMAVAMGQGQRVAELILHHARASECEDVEGFKAEMARLVTQARKNTITLEKVKLESNFASIVFAIMVLEGLGRSLDPKLDILEAAKPFLLKELVTSR; from the exons ATGGTGACCCCCTGGCGCTTCTCTCTCAGGGTCTGCTTGGCGCACTTGAGAGGTTTTGCGCTCAGAAAGGAACTCGGCCTTCTGAGACCCTCTGAGGGCTGTCGCAAGGCTAGACTCTGTTGGCTTCTGCTTGGCACTTTGCCCAAACTCGTCTCCACCTATGAGGACATTGGCGAGGGGTCTCCGGAGAGCGTACGTCGGCAGAAGACCAGTTGGAGTGACCTGGCTGAAAATGGGCCGCTGGAGAGAGTCCCTCCGGAGGGGCGGCTGGGCTGGCTCCTCCTGCACGTGCGCATCTGGCTCAGAGCAGGGGCTCTCTTGGTGAaattcttccccctcctcctacTCTATCCCCTCACCTACCTGGCTCCCAGTGTCtccagtctctggctccacctgCTTCTGAAAGCCACCGAGACCTCGGGCCCCACCTACATCAAACTGGGCCAGTGGGCCAGCACCCGGCGGGATCTCTTCTCAGAGGCGTTCTGCGCCCAGTTCTCCAGGCTGCACGTCCAGGTCTCGCCCCATCCTTGGACTCACACCGAACACTTCCTGCGCCAGGCCTTTGGGGAGGACTGGGGGAGGGTCCTCTGCTTTGAGAAGCAGGAGCCAGTGGGTTCTGGCTGCGTGGCCCAAGTGTACAAAGCGCGTGCCAATccttccttcctggagaaggacagcATCCAGAGACTGGCCACGGCCTCTAGACTGCAGCTCTCCTTGGAAACTGGGGCAGGTGGGGGGCTGGACGAGCTCCCTGGACGCCTGGGGAAGGCAGGGAGGCCTCAAGAGAGTCTTGCCGACCAGTCATTTGTAGAAAGGCTGCTCTTCCCTAAGGCGGACCTGGTTGGATCCAATGCATCCTTGTCTCAGGCTTCAGGGCCCACCGGTGAACAGGAGCCAGATCACCTCGTCCCCGTGGCCGTGAAA GTGTTGCACCCTGGCCTGCTCGCTCAGGTGCAGATGGACCTGCTGCTGATGAAGATGGGCAGCCGGGTCCTTGCACTTTTGCCAGGAATCAAGTGGCTCAGCTTGCCTGAGATCGTGGAGGAATTTGAGAAGCTTATGGTGCAACAG ATCGACCTGCGGTATGAGGCTCGGAATCTCGAACTCTTCCAGTGCAACTTCCTAAATGTGAACTCCGTCAAGTTCCCCACGCCTCTGCGTCCCTTCGTCACCAAGGATGTTCTGGTGGAGACATACGAA GAGAGTGTGCCCGTGTCCAGTTACCAGCATGCAGGGATTCCCCTGGACGTGAAGAGGAAGATTGCGCGGCTGGGGATCAACATGCTCCTGAAGATG ATATTTGTGGACAACTTCGTCCACGCGGACCTTCACCCTGGGAACATCCTCGTCCAGGGCGCCGACGGTCTTGCTCAGGGCCCAGAGGCGCGGCTGCAGCAGGTGGACGTCTGCGAGGCGCTGGCGGTGGCCGTGTCGCCGGCCCGCTGCCCGCTGCGCCTGGTGCTGCTGGATGCCGGCATCGTGGCCGAGCTGCAGGCCGCCGACCTGAGGAACTTCCGGGCTGTCTTCATGGCCGTGGCCATGGGCCAG GGCCAAAGGGTGGCTGAGCTCATCCTGCATCACGCCCGGGCCAGCGAGTGCGAGGACGTGGAGGGATTTAAGGCTGAGATGGCCCGGCTGGTGACCCAGGCCAGGAAGAACACCATCACCCTGGAAAAG GTAAAGCTTGAGAGCAACTTTGCCTCAATCGTGTTTGCCATCATGGTGTTGGAGGGGCTTGGCCGCTCACTGGACCCTAAACTGGACATCCTGGAGGCAGCAAAGCCCTTCCTCCTAAAAGAACTAGTGACCTCCCGCTGA